Genomic segment of Arcobacter sp. LA11:
ATGTTATGGATTATAAAAGACAAGGTTATTTACCAGAAGCACTATTAAACTTCTTAGTAAGACTTGGATGGTCAAATGGTGATCAAGAGATATTTTCAATGAAAGAAATGTTAGAACTTTTTAATCCAGAAAATATTAATAAATCTGCTTCATCATATAATGAAGAAAAACTATTATGGTTAAATTCTCACTATATTAAGAATGTTTCAAATGATAGACTTGCAAGTGAATTAGAGTTCTATGATTGTCATTTAGATGGACATGATAAAAAAGAGATGCTTTTAGATTTATCAAAAGAGAGAGCACAAACTTTAGTTGAATTAAAAGATGCTATCAATAAAATCTTAAACACACCAACAGAATATGAAGCAAAAGGTTCTAAGAAGTTTGTAAAAGAAGAGACACCAAAGATATTAAAATATTATCTAAATACATTAGAAGAGAAAAAAGAAACTCTTCATTTAGCGTGTGATTATGAGATAATAACTAAACCTTTTATAGAAGAGTTTGAGTTAAAGTTTCCTCAACTTTTTCAACCAATTAGAATAGCATTAACAGGAGGTACACAAGCACCTTCTGTATACGATATTATGGCTATATTAGGTTTTGATGAAGTTAAGACGAGAATAAATAGAGCACTTGAAGTAAATTTTAATAAATAATACTAAAATCTACTTGATTATTATAAAATAATCTGGCATAATTATTGCTACTTATAAAAAAGGAAAAAGAGTAATGAACATTTATGTAGGAAATCTGTCATATAGAATGGGTGATAGTGAATTAGAAGCTGTATTCGCTAAATTTGGTGAAGTTAAAAGTGCTAAAGTTATCATGGACAGAGAGACAGGAAGATCTAAAGGTTTTGGTTTTGTTGAAATGGAAACAGCAATTGCTGGAAATGAAGCTATCGAAGCGCTTAATGGGAATGACTGCGAAGGTAGAAGCTTAAGAGTTAACGAAGCTAGACCAAGAGAAGAAAGACCAAGAAGACAATACTAATCTTTCTATTGTAAATTAATAAAAAAAGATCTTTCAAAGATCTTTTTTATTAATACTTATTTAAATCTATTCAAATAAAACATTCAAACTTATATTATCAATTTTTTTAAACTTTTAGTTAGTTTTATATAATGAAACTTGATTAGGAGGAGAAGTTAAAAATGTTGAATTATTTAACAAGTTTCATTATATGTCATATGATGTAAACGTATTATATATCTTTTTTGTGTAGTAACCGTGTATTTTAAATTTTTAATGAGATAAATCGCAATCTACCATTTTCCCTTTTTGTTTTAATGCCAAGATATAAAATATTGCAGGTATTATGACTAAGGTTAAGAACGCAGAAGATATCATCCCTCCTATCATCGGAGCAGCAATTCTTTGCATAACTTCACTTCCTACTCCATTTATATACATAATAGGAATTAGACCACCAAGTATTGCAAACAGTGTCATAAGTTTTGGACGTAGTCTTAGAACAGCTCCTTTATATATAGCATGGAAGATATGTGCTTTTTCTGCTTTAATACATTTATTTTTTAGTTCAACC
This window contains:
- a CDS encoding RNA-binding protein — its product is MNIYVGNLSYRMGDSELEAVFAKFGEVKSAKVIMDRETGRSKGFGFVEMETAIAGNEAIEALNGNDCEGRSLRVNEARPREERPRRQY